One Nocardiopsis gilva YIM 90087 genomic window, CCATGGAAGGCGCCGCAGCCTTCGCCGAACGCCGCCCCCCGGTCTGGAAGGGCGAGTGACCGGGCGCTGAAACCCGTGTCGGCCCCCATGCAGTGGAGCAGTGGGGGCCGACGTATGTCTGCGCCCGGTGACGATCCGGGTGTGCTCCGGGAGCACCCGACGGTCCGGAACGGGGTGTGAAGGTAAAAATCTACGCCTGGGTAATGTGCGGGAAGCCAGCGTGAGGAGTATTTCCGACAAACTCAGAGGGAAATCATCGGATGACCCCGTGGCGGAGTCACAGGGTGACCTGCGTTACGCTCCCTCCTGGCGTGCCGACTGGCCCGCACTGCAACGGAGCAGAGCATATGAATGCAGGGGATCGATGAGCGAAGAGACGCTTTCGCGTGACCCCGAGCGGTCGACGGGGACCCCCGTCGACGCCGGAGACGCCGGGTACAGCAAGGCGCTGCAGGCCCGCCACATCAACATGATCGCCATCGGCGGCGCCATCGGTACGGGGCTGTTCCTCGGGGCAGGCGGGCGGCTGCATGAGGCCGGACCCGCGCTCGCGCTCGTCTACGCCGTCTGCGGGCTCTTCGCCTTCTTCGTCGTCCGGGCGCTGGGCGAACTCATCCTGCACCGCCCGTCGTCCGGCTCCTTCGTCTCCTACGCGCGCGAGTTCATGGGGGAGAAGGGCGCCTACGTCGGCGGCTGGCTCTACTTCCTCAACTGGGGGACCACCGGCATCGCCGACATCACCGCCGTGGCGATGTACACGCACTACTGGAGCATGTTCAGCGACATCCCGCAGTGGGTGATGGCGCTGGCCGCGCTGGCCGTCGTGCTCGTCGTCAACCTGATCTCGGTGAAGATCTTCGGCGAGCTGGAGTTCTGGTTCGCGATCATCAAAGTCGTCGCTCTGGTCGTGTTCATGCTGATCGGCATCGGCCTGCTGGTGAGCGGCCACCAGGTGGGCGGGTACGAGAGTGGCCCGCACCTCCTCGTCGACAACGGCGGGTTCTTCCCGACCGGGTTGCTCCCGGTCGTGCTGGTGGTCCAGGGCATCGTCTTCGCCTACGCGTCCGTCGAGCTGGTCGGCGTCACGGCGGGGGAGACCGCCGAGCCCGAGAAGATCATGCCCAAGGCGATCAACTCGATCATGTGGCGGATCGGGATCTTCTACGTCGGCTCGGTGCTGCTGCTGGCCATGCTGCTGCCCTTCGGGGTCTACGAGGAGGGCACGAGCCCGTTCGTGACGGTGATGACCGAGCTCGGCGTCCCGGCGGCGGGCGACGTGATGAACCTGGTCGTGCTGACCGCAGCGATGTCCAGCCTCAACTCGGGTCTGTACTCCACGGGCCGCATCCTGCGCTCCATGGCGATGTCCGGCTCGGCCCCCGGCTTCACCGGCGTGATGAGCCGGAACCAGGTCCCCTACGGCGGCATCCTGCTGACCTGCGCCGTCTACGCCGTCGGTGTCGGCGTCAACTATGTGGTGCCCTCGCAGGCCTTCGAGATCGTGCTGAACTTCGCGGCGATCGGCATCATCGGCACCTGGGGCATGATCCTCCTCAGCCACCTCGTCTTCTGGTTCCGCAGCGAGCAGGGCCTGGTCGAACGCCCCTCCTACCAGCTGCCCTGGTCCCCGTGGACGCAGATCATCACCCTGG contains:
- a CDS encoding amino acid permease is translated as MSEETLSRDPERSTGTPVDAGDAGYSKALQARHINMIAIGGAIGTGLFLGAGGRLHEAGPALALVYAVCGLFAFFVVRALGELILHRPSSGSFVSYAREFMGEKGAYVGGWLYFLNWGTTGIADITAVAMYTHYWSMFSDIPQWVMALAALAVVLVVNLISVKIFGELEFWFAIIKVVALVVFMLIGIGLLVSGHQVGGYESGPHLLVDNGGFFPTGLLPVVLVVQGIVFAYASVELVGVTAGETAEPEKIMPKAINSIMWRIGIFYVGSVLLLAMLLPFGVYEEGTSPFVTVMTELGVPAAGDVMNLVVLTAAMSSLNSGLYSTGRILRSMAMSGSAPGFTGVMSRNQVPYGGILLTCAVYAVGVGVNYVVPSQAFEIVLNFAAIGIIGTWGMILLSHLVFWFRSEQGLVERPSYQLPWSPWTQIITLVFFAAVLGLMWFDEPAGRITVLSIPVIALALVGGWYLVRGKVNAIAAERERAEATVQE